Below is a window of Lagenorhynchus albirostris chromosome 18, mLagAlb1.1, whole genome shotgun sequence DNA.
CTGTCCGGGCTTCATGCACAGGAGCAGATGTGTTTCCACCCAGTGGAGTCAAGAATGTTTTCCCCCAAGCAAACTGAGTCTCTCTACCAGAGGAAAAGTCCCTGAAATTGTGGCAGGTTATTGGTGGACTAGAGTTTTAACACTCAGGGtgcaggagagaggagaaaacagcAAGCTTTCTCATGCAGggcaagaaacacatttttttttctcccctcaaaGCCAGGaggtttggaaaataaaaaacttcAGGAAAGGGGCCGATATTTGGGTGCAGAAATCTGGTTTTGCTCACTGGCTGAAAGTTATGTGAATACATGGCGGTtgcacattttcttcctttttttttttctttccccccctAAAATCAGTCTCTGGACACAGTGTGGATGCTGTGTAACACACTCTACTTCTGTGTGACGCATGAGCACAGAGCACTTGGGATCTCACCCCAGAGGGAAACCCTGATGCTGGGGAGGAGAGGCCCCCAGGCCAGCAACACCTAAATGGTCTCACGTGGCTTTGACGTGGAGTTACCGCTTGTTCACTCCCCAATGTCTCGTGCCTAGAGTGACCTTTGTTTgtcatatgaaaatatgttcctAGGAGCCCCTACGCAGTAGGTTTTATGTGGCTAAAGGAAGTGGCTCAGATAAAGGTTCAGCTCTCCTTGAGTCACTGAGCCCATTGGGAAGTTACTCTCCCAAGAGGGGGGACAGAGGACTTAGTGTCTGTAGCCcttccattttacaaaggagaactctgaggcccagagaggttgggTGAcgttcccaaggccacacagctagctgTCCCAGTCACGACCCTTAAGTGAGCTACTATAGGGCACTCTTTGTAACTCGGAGCACTCTGTAAAGATGTAAATTACCACAGGGCTGCTGATGCCACCCTAGAAACACTGCCTTCTAAACCCCAAACCAACTGGCCTCCTTGCCGGAACCCAAACTCCCCGCCACTCACACCAAAGAGTCGCAGAACAACCAGGTTCAGCTGTTGTGACACTTCTGACTGCTTTCTTTCGGCGTcctatttatttctccctttcacAGGCACCTGCTAACTGCGGTTTATTAGTTTATTGAATGGTGAGTTTTCCATTGATTCCATCCAGATTTTTCTCCAACTGCCAACGAAGGTATCCATCCACTCCAGTCCCACAGTAAATACTTTCTGAAAAAGAGCTCGTCTTTATTTTTGAATCGGAACCCGTATCCTGTGGCTGAACTCTGGCAATGTGTCAAATTTAAAATGACGAAAGGTTATGCCAAGAATTGGGTTGTCTTTCTTCCCGCACCCGTGTCCGTGCACATCTTTAGACACCCAGACCCTAAAGCGTACCTGTCTGGGTGACGAAAAGGAGGCCCCCATTCAGTTACCCGGTAACATAGGTGAGTGGGACTGAGCTCGGGAATTCCCAGCGGGGACGCTTGCCGGGGGGGCGCCCCCTGCTCGCCGGCTGGCCTGGGACATTTTAAGGGGGAGTGAAAGTCGGCGAAGCAGCCCCCCATCTCGGAAGGCAGCGTGCGTGGAGGGGTTGAAAGGAGCTGAAATCAGCTCCTTGCTCTCCAACTTTTCTTAGAATTGCCATCGTGCTTTCATAACGAATTAGTAAGTAAAAGTATTAATTATTCACCCTGGAATCCACACCACCGCTTCTGCGCCCCCTCCCCCGACATCTCTGGGCGCGCTCCGGGCCACCCCGCCGCCCAGGCTGGCGCGCACGCTGAGGTCCGAGTCCGCGGTCGCGGTCCCCGCTCGTCGGGGTTTGTCTCCCGCGTCCTGCGCACCGGAGCGCGGAAACCAGAAGACGTCTCCGAGGCTGGCACAGGCCCAGGACGAGTCACTGTTTGAGCAAAGATGTGGCAGGAAACAAACTGCCCTGCCAGACCTCGGCAGCCTCAGGTTACCCGCCTGCAGGAGGGCCGGCCTGGCCTCTCTGCTCCTACCGAGAAGAAAGCAGCAGCCCCCGGGGGCTTTTGCCGGGGTCTTCCCCGTCGGCGCCCACGTGTGCGTCCCGCGCCCTCCCGCCCGCGCGGCTGCGAGCGCTCGGGGCTTTGGAAGAGgcactcccccttctcccccagctCCTTTGAAGGGGCGGATCTAGCGTCTTCCCCCACCCGGATCCCCTCctgcagaaataaacaatttcacCGACAAGCTTTGAGCCCTTGAAAGGTAACTGTGTAACTGGAGACACAGGTCGTGCCTTGAGAGGGCCAGATCGCATCCCCTCTCGTTCTAAAAATACGGCTGAGAATCTTGCCTTGGGGAGCCCTACCTATCTTAGCTTGATCATATTCACATAAAGAGCTCAGGCTCTGCATTCTGGGCTCCATCTGTCTGAGAGCTGGACTCACCCCAGGGCTGGGCAAGGTACCTTCAATATAGTGTATTATTCTCAGTCTCAGGCCCAGCCCTTGGCGCTTGTATCCTGGACCAGAAAACCCTCTTCGCCAAGCGGCAGGTTTCTCGCATGTGTCAGGAAAGCCCCCAAGTCACCCTGGCTGGAGGGAGGTCAGCGTCTAGCCCCAGGCCCAAGGGCCCCAACTTTGCATCCAGGTCCTTTGTGATGTGCACCTGGTGCTCCTACATCCAGAGCAGGCTTTGGCACACGCCCGCCCTTGGCAGGGGAGGCCCTGGAGTTGTTCTACAGGTTCGGTGGGGTCACAGCTCACTTCCTGGCTCCCCTACCTACCACGCTGACCAGCCTCTGGCCTTCACCCTCACCACTAGCGGGCAACGTCTGTAAGATGGCAAAGGGGAGTGGGTTTCCGTGATTAAAATCCCTGTGCTACCACAGTGGCTTCTCTCTGTGGAAGTCAGCCCCCAACCAAGGGTGCGGCCACACTACTTTTTATGGAAAGGTTTTCTTGCTGCTGTGTCCCTCAGACCTGGGCTGGTCACTAATGGAGGTTCTTGTCTTCAAAAGGGCCAGCTCTGCCTCCACGTCTTACCCCGTCTGCGGTGAGGAGACGGTAtggcttgtttctcctttgcCAACAGAAGCCTACGGAGTATTTGTCGGGGTTCGTTAGACCTTCCAGTGCaaatggctggctggctggggggtgggagagaaacGTGGTGGGCTCCTCCTGTGTGAGTGGACTTTCTGGCCACCAGTGCAGAGCTGCCCAGTCTGGCCTCCTTTGGCCAGAAAGCTTTCTATGGGCACAGATCTTCCCTCATCAACCGCTTTATCAGTGCTATGGTGTCCCATCTTCATGGGGGGGGGTGCGGATATCCAGCACTACTCAATGAGTgttattcaattattttaaaaattatgtttaatgaCTTATGGTTTCCAAGGACTCTGACAAACCAGCTCTCCTGGGCCCACCCCCCGGGAGAGACGGGAGGCCGCTGGCCCTGAACTTCAGGCCCGTCCATCCTAGAGAGCCCCCACTCCCAGCCTTCTCTGCTCCACGGGGCGCCTCCGCAATACCGGCCCCTGCGGGGCTCTCTCCTGCCCGCCGTCCCCCCGCACGCTGCTTCCCCGGCGCTTTGCTGTCCCAGCTCTGGCTCCCGTTCGTGTCCCAGAGCCAGAGAGGCGCTTCCACTCACATGTAAATGtcgcgtgcagcaactaaggtgggagaagaaaaaagaaacagacaaaccgCTGAGGAATAAAAGCTTCCTTTTCCGTCTGTTTTGCTTTGCGCCTGGGGTTtgcaggagagggtggggagcCAGAGAGAGCTCGATTAGCGCCCTGGAATCCGCAAAAGCTGGTGTCAGCGGGCCGCTAAGGGAGTGAAGAATTGGAGCAGGGAGCTGGATAAATCGGGAGCGGCGCGGGGAGCGGGGGCCGAAAAGCACGCAACTATCTATTTCGGCAAAGCGTGAGCATGCGGGTAGCCGGACCAAAGGGCTTATTATTCGTAAGACTGCCTCGGTTCTCCCCGGCCTTTGTGCGCGGGTGTGGACGCTGTTCCAAGCGCAGCGCGCGCGCCCGCGGCCCTCGCGCGTCACGACGTGCGTCCCGGGTCGCTGGCTGGCGCGGCCGCTACGACTCGGCGGCTTGGCTCCCGAGGAGGTCGGCGAGACGCCGGCGGCCCATCTTCTTCACCTCGCCCAGTGGGGTGTTCAGCTCCTGCGCGGGTGGGCAGTGCAGCCGGCGCGCCCGCTCGCGGGGCACCGCCGCCCGGTTGCTGAGGCGCGCGGCGAGCGCAAAGGGGAAGCCGGAGCGCGCGCGGTACTGCGCGTTGAGCTCGGCCAGCCAGAGCCGCTCGGCCGCGCTCAGGCTCGTGAGGCCCGCGGCGCTCTGCTCCCGCTGCGACTCGGCGCTGAGCTCGCCCCGCTGCAGCTCGCGGCCCGCCAGGTCTGGGTGGCAGCGCAGGACGCCCTCCTGGCCTGCGGAGAAGCACAGACACGCGGCGGGAGCGCGGTACCGCACCCCGAGGGGTTTCCGAGGGAAGCAGGGTCCCAGGACGTGAGGAGGGGCAACTAGGGGTGTCAGGAGGCTCGGGGCGCCCCCCGCACCCGTCCCTCCAACCCATCCCAAACCTCGCGCCCCTCCATCCCCGCTTCAATCGGCCTCGGCCAGGACCCAGGGGCGGGGCGGTAAGTGACAAGTTTGTCCTTTGAGACCTTGGAGCGAGAAGAGCGTTGGGGAGAGGCCGCAGAGGCTCGGAATTTACGACTTGCTCGGGAGGGAGCAGGGACGCGATAAGGGAGCCCGAGCGTTTCGTATCTTTTCAAAGTCCTTTGCTCTCAGGGGGGCTTTGATGTCGCAGAGGGCCGGACACAAGGGCCTGAAGACTTCCTGCCAAAGCCACGGAATGGGTTTCGCTCTGTTCCAAAGGAGAAGGGCGGGGACGGTCCATGGGAGTAACGTCCGTGGGGCTTGGCGAATAAATGCCCAGGAATTGTGACCCTAAGTGTGAGTTCTGGGATTCTGGAATCAGGCATCCAAAGAGCTTTGCAGAGGATTAACTGCAAAGAAACCCATTTCCAGCCGAATTCTACGGTCCTTTAAATGAAAGGGGCTTTCCTCCTTTTAGGAAAATAGCACCCACTCACCACGCACCATTTCTGAAGCTCATTTCCCTTCTCCCGCTGTAAATCTCAAAGAGCTTTCAGAGAATAACATTTCCTCGGAAGAGAGCTTCTCCTAACATTGGCCTAAAACTGGAAACCCCTGGTGTGATACCTGAGATTTCAAGTCCTAATCCACCGGGGTTTTCCTGAGTCCCGGTCAATCATTTTGCTTAGCTCTCTAAAGAGAGAATTAGAATTCTTGGGGCTGGGCAAGGTTTCAGATATGGTAAGCAGGGAGCCGGATCTGTACAGGGGAGCTGATGACACCTAACTTGCTGAGTAGTGGTGAGGATTAGAGACAATTCATTTACCCAAACAGCACCTAATGCTAGCAAATGTTCAATAAACAGCCATATTATGCGGCCTAGTAAACTCAGTGTAACTGGGCTGCGATGTGGCTGGAAGCATCTGACCCTGGGGCTAGGGACAGGCTTGGGGCTCCACCAGAAAAGGAGATCATTAACCCTCCCTTTAATTACGGTATAAACTTCCCCTGCTTAAATCTTACAGTTTCTGCACAGGTAAAGGATGATTGCGATTGTACCATGTAATCGTGGGCCAATGTCCTGAGAGGCGGGAGAACTGGGGGGAACATCTACACTGAAGAGAGGATTCAAGGGAGACTCGGAAAGGGGTAGGTGACCTTTCCAAGGTCACTGAGCCAGGAGCTGCCTGCCCAGGATCCTGGGCTCAAAACCACTGGCTTCGGGGCACTGGCTGCCCCTTCGAGGTTAAGGGGAGTTGAAAATGAAACTCATGTCACCAATAATCCCATCTCTGTAACACCACCGTTTGAGAACCCCTCTCCTGGGCCCTGTCCCTCGGGCACTGCAAAGGTGAAGTGGTTGCTTCCCACGTCCAGCGGATGGGGGGGGTGCGAAAATGTAGGTGATAAATTCCCTGCTTGGggggcccccagccctgggccgggaGGTGGCTGTGCCGGGCGGCTTCCCAAGCCTGAGGCCAAGCGGCACCCGAATCCGATCCGAACCCACCCAGCCGGGACCGCGAAAATGGGCGGCGGCGGGGTCCTGGGCGGCTCCTAGGCCGgaaccgcaggcccgccccgcgccTCCTTCTTACTTATTCAGATTTTCAAAGACGCCTcgaggtgaggaggtgaggggcCCGAGACCCCGCCTTCTCACAGGCCTCCCTCTCTCGGCTTCCCTTCCTCGTTTCTTACTCTGCAGAGGCCCAGCTCCAGCGTGGAGGATGCGGTTATCCACCGGAGGGCCCGGCAGGGGTGGGGTCTGTCCCCTGGCCGCCCCTACCAGACCCTCCTTTCCAGCGTGGGGCAGGGCCGCCAGCACCCCGGCCCTGGCACCCCGCTTCTCGCTCGGCTGGGCTTGTCTCCCCTCTTGAAAACGTCACCTGGGGTTAATGTTTGCCCAGGATTAAGCATGTGTTTTCCACTGTtagagggagaagagggggaagaggaaagaaaggaggctgagaagacaaagccaagggaagaagaaaagagactaGAAAAGAGGAtttacagacagacagacacacacacacagccctcagCTGCAGACAAAAGGAGATGGTGGGAGTCAGGCAGGGAGTGGTAGCGCCGCAGAAATAGAACCTGACCTCATTCAGCCAAAGACTCCATCTTTGTTGCCCCAAATCACTGGCCCCTGAGTCCTGCCCAGGAGGGCACTGGCCTGCGGCACAGCCCTGGTTCCCTCCCAGCGCTGCATCCCCCAGGCACTCCCAGCCGTGGCCTTAAACCCTAGTAGGAGGCTGGAGACCTCACCTGGGCACTTGCCACCTCGCTGCCTCAGTCCTGTGGCCCTTCCACCTGGAAAGCCTAAGCCCAGCCGGGTTTGGTCAGTGGCCCGTGCTTCACGGCCTCTCAGTGCTGCCTTTTCTTCGGTCTCTCCTAAGGTCTGAGACGGTACTGCCTCTGCCATTGGCGTGCCACATCTGGAGATGCAGGTGTGGACATGCGCTATTTGCTGTGACCACACACCATGAATCTTTGCACCTCGAAGAGTTCCCGGCACAGAGCGGACACTCCTCGCTTCAACAGGAGAGAACAGGGCAGACAGTGGCGGCCACTGAAGCGTAGGTGGTTGGCCTGGAAGCCTATCACGGTCCGCCAGGATCCCCACACTGTACCAACTGGTGTGTTCTCCCTCCTGGTGCAGTGGACCGTCTGGACCAATCGCTCCACTTGTGCTCTTGGAGCCAGCCCCTCCTTCCATCTCAAAGGTTACAATTTCAAACATCAGTCCCACCACTGCCTTGTCCTGATCAGCACACAAACACTCCCTAGAGCCACTCACtccataaacaaaaggaaaaccctCCCTCGATTCCCCGTTGTTCCTCTAGTTCCTCCCTGCGTCTCTGCTCTTTCTTACAGCAAAACTCCTTGAAGGAACTGTCTCCTCAGCATCTCCACTTCCTCGCCTCCTTTCACCCCATCAAgcttccagccccacccaccaaccaATCTGTACTCATCAGGTCACAGATGATGGACGGCTTGCTCAGGCCAGTGACCAGCGCTCTGTCCTCTTCTCTCTCAGCCTCTTGGGAGCATGTCACATGGTTGGCCCTCTCTCCTTGCAAGATGACCATCGCTTACCTACTCTCGTCACTGGTCCTTGCTCTGCCAGACCACTAACACCGAAGTACCCCAGGACTCAGTACTCACATCTCTTCCCTTCTGCATTCACACGGATGCCCCAGGTGTTCTCATCTAGTCCCATAGCTTTAACTGCCATCAGTTCTCTCACGACACCAAGATCTAGTCTAGTCCACAGCTTTCCACGGAGTCCCTTTGTTATGAGCCAACTGGACACTCAATATTTTAATCTGGGTGATGACTAGGCATCTCAGACCTACCAAGCTCCCATCCTCCATCCTGTCCTCTCAATTCCGAACCTCTAATTGTAGAAAACAGAGCACCACCCACTCAGTTGCTCAGATTAAAAACGGAGGACttatccttaatttctctttgtttctgacCTGCCTTCCTCCAACAAATCCATCAAAAACACCTGTTGGCTCTAACTAAAATCTATCCTGAGAATCCAGCCACATCTCTTCATCTCTCCTGCTCCAACCCTAGTTCACCCGACCATCACCTCTCACTTTTACTGCTACCGCGGTCCCTCTGCCTGACCCCTCTTTCCTCCTGTCCCTCCACTCTCCACCATTCTCCAACCACCGTGGTCTTTCCGTGCCCCCCAAATGTCAAAAGTCTCAAGTTCCTTGTGTTAGGGTGGCCTTGTCCTAAATCTTCCACAGCTTCCCTCTCAACTTTTGGTTTTAAACTCAGTTATCACTTCCTAAGAAAGACCTCTTTTATTACACATTTTCCACCCTATTACAAATTTTCTTCTGATAGTTTCTAGAATTGAAATGATCTTGTTAATTTATGTTAATCCTGTGTCacttcactagaatgtaagctcacTGAAGGCGGGGACTTGTCTTGTTCAAGGCTCTATCCCCAGTGCCTGCGACAATTCCTCGGGCGTAGCAGGCGTTCAGTAAGTGTTTACTGACTGACACATCACTCTGGGGAAGGAGCGTTATGTATTCTTTGACCGAACAAACACATTTTGATAGCCTCATCTAAATACCTTATAGCctacatttaaggaaattattaGTACCCGACTCTTTGATTCTTCCAACACCTGTGTTCTGAAATAAGTATTAAATAACGAATGATGGCATTACTGCAATTCTGAAATGCCACCAAGAGGTGCATGATTAACTCTGTTATGAGAGTGttatttgctctttgatttttaACACTAATCAGTATTGCATCGGTTCGTCATtagccgtgtgtgtgtgcgcgcgcgcgcgcgcgtgtgtgtgtgtgcgtgtgtgtgtgtgtgtgtgtactttcttCCCTTTACTATGCCATTCCTCTGGCTTGGGAATCAGGAATTGATTGGCTTGAAAGGGTACTTTGCCAAGCAGTGCTGGAGCTAAATATTAGTCCTGGACTGCCACCTACTGGTCAATAATCATCATAGCGTCTCCTAAATGGACTGTCGACCTTAGCTTCCTCTAGAAACAggatttccagttttcttttaatgGTAGAGGGTTCTCTTGGATCATCTAAAACAAGTCCCTGACCAGTTAGATCATCATATCCTGAATATCTCTTCAAGGTCCCTTTTAGTTTTAGGATTCAAAGACTCTATTACACCCAGTTTGTTGCTTACTATTCCAGGAGTAAAGCTAGACTATGCAGTGAATCCCATTTTGCTTGATTATTTAAAACACCAGAGAGTCCTGGTGTTCTAGTGGTTAACATTTGGCGCTTTCGCTGCCATGGCCgcggttcaatccccggttggggaactgggatcccacaagcctcgcagcGTGGCCGggggctggggaaaaaaaaggataaaaagtaaaaagcaaaaaaaaagtctgggacATCAAGCATTAATGTTAATTGaataaatcagtgaatgaataaatacaaccCCTAGaaactgtttctagattttgctTTTGATTCTCTGGAAAATCCTTCAAAAGCTGTTGGGTTGAGTGtcagggtttgaatcccagttctgccactttctagctgtgtccttgatcaagttacttaatctctctgtgcctgagttttcttatctgtaaaagggggataataatgataatcaaatgataatgataattataTGAGTTAAATGCGAGGTGTTTGGAAAGGTGACTGAAACAGCAAGAGTAAGGGTTAAATGCATTTTAgtggttgttattattatttctaccgCTAGTGTCATCTCTCTAATGCCATGAAGGTGATTAGATACGGGGCAAGGTGATTAGAGACAGACTGTGCTCCCAGCTGCCTGAGGCAAGTGGGGACGCCAGCCTCGGGCTGAGAAGCGGCTGGACCAGCAGGGAGGTCCCACCAAAGACCTGTGTCAGGTGTAGACGCAAACACACACCCAGGTGGTCCAAACTCCCTCCAGTTATTTTGTCCCACTGACCTGCCACTAAAGTCACCCCAGTTAAAATGTGTGGGGAAGGGGTAATACCAAGATTGATCATCTTTCAAAATCCTCTTAGGaacaatttcattcattcactcagcaaacctTTATCAAGTCCCAACATCCTCTCCTCGGGGAGGTGTGGGATTCTGACACTGGTCAGGATTCAGAGGTTCCCTAGTGTCTGAGGCCAATGGGGCAGCTGAGGGTTCGGCTTCGGAGAGGCCCTGAGAAGTGGGTGAGGATCAACAGGGCGCCCACGTTCCTGTCAGCTTGATTTTATCCCCCTAGCCTCCCCTCATCCTATATGTGCCTACAGTGAATTAAAATGAGTTCCTTATTTGGGAGAATTCCCTGACAACTAGAAACCATGCCGGGTGTCCAAGCCCTGGGCGCACAGGTGAGGAGTGTTTGGAAAAGAAGAGACATTGCTTCTCTCTCAGCCCAGATCCCTGTGGAAGCCCCTCTGTGAAGGCAGCCCATCCCCTCGAGGTCCCCTCAGCCCATCCAGGTTTCTCCAAGGACCGTGAAgacagcccaggaggcagccctGGCTCCTAACATCCGGCCTCTGAACGAGGCCGTGTGCCCTTCTGAGTCACCTGGGGTTGGCCTGACCCTAAACTTCCTCATCTCCCCACTCCACACCCACGAgtgcctccttttctctctctaccCAAAGGACATCAGcaatgtctttccctttctgcagAGGGAGTCCTtcagatttttgtcttttcccccctcactcccccagGGAGTTGCTGATCTGAGGCAGTTTACTTTCCTCCGCCATCTGGTCCAAACCGGCCCTTTCTGGTAAAAATGTCAGCCGTTTGCTCTTTCCCCTGGGCTGCTGAGATAGCCTGATACGGAGCTGTCTTCTCTGTTGCATACAGGACATTCCCAAAGCGAACACATGGCCGAGAGGGTGGGCCCCCAGCCTGACCTTTGGCCCCTGAGCCgctgggaggcctgaggagaCCACTGCCTGTCCCTCTTTCCTGGTAACCCCGTAGCTTTAGTATTTAACAGCCATGTTCCCTGAGCCAACGAACGTTCTTTCACTCCAGTTTCCGCTTAACACTGCAAAGACTTGATTCTCATTCACAGAGTCTGAAGGAACTTACTGACCCTTACAGCAAAGAGAGCTAAATATATATACCAGTGATAAGCAACTGGGCTcaaatatctaaaattattttgataacaaaaaagaaacagactcacaggtcagagaacaaactagtggttaccattgTGGGGGGGAATATAGGGTGAGgggggaggtacaaactattgggggTAAGATAGGATCAAGGATGTAGTGTACAACACGGGGAACACagccaatattctgtaataattaaatggaaagtaacctttaaaaactattaaaaaattttaaattaaaaactaaaaaaatgccacatgaccgcccccccccaattttttttgaTAAGCATATCTGAAATCCCTCTGTTGAGAATCTCAGTGTCTAACACCAAAGTCTTACCTGACTGTGGAAGAGCATCAGTAAAGGCAAAAAAGTGCTGCTCTAAATCTTCCAAGTCAGAGAACGGGCGCTGGGACCGAACACGGCGGGGGCAATCAGAGGACATCTCTCGATGACACTCCCAAACACATCCACAAATTCTCCAAAGTCCATGGAGTTGACCTTCTCAATGTCCATCGCCTGTGTTCCACTGGCGGCAGCAGGACCTGGGCTCCCCTCCGGGTGAGTGAGAGACGCGTCTCTGCTCGCCGAGTTATATTTGCTGAATGCATAGGCTTGTTTTTTATGCAACACCAGCTTGGCATGTTTTAAATGCCTCTGGGAGAAGCCGATCCAGAGTACTTGTGCAATCAACAAACACAGGCTTAAGGTCTAATCCAGGGAGCAGAGGTCTTGCAAAGGGGTAAGGCTATCCAACCAAACTCTTCCCACCATCTAAGCCGGCAGGGGCCATATTCACTCTCAGCACTCGAGCTTGATAGACTTTTTGTGCCATTAGCATTTTCATGTCAATGTTGTCCCAGGGAAGATTTCCCTGGTAACCCAGGCAGGTCACAAGTCGACCTGCTTGAAATTCCATGTCCCGTCTTGTTGCTACTGCTGTGGAGAACAGGTAGTATGTTTTACTCTTTCTCTGCATTTCAAATGCTTCACACAATAAGTATCTAATAAACTCTCACTCAACAAGAAGCAGTGTCTAAGGAATCATTCTGCCCCATTCTCAGTTGTCGCCCAGACACCGTtatgtgttattttcttcctgaatatatctATCCTTATCTGAAATCCCCTtgcttattctatttattttcatatcaCCTCTCAGCCACAGTGAATTCTATGAGCCTGGAGACAGTGTGTCTGGTTTGCTTGTGTCCTGGGTGCCAAGAACCGAGACCTCAGGAGGCATGTAATAAACACCATGGGGTGAATTAGTTGACCAGATGACCAAATAGATTAAATTTCTCACCCTGATACCTTTTATGTATACTCAAAACAAAAATCCTGTGGAAGAAGACATAGAGAACATAGatatttgtggttgccaaggggcagggggtggaggaaggaaaaaCTGGGTGTTTGGGGTCAgaagatgtaaactattatatatagaatgggataaacaacaaggtcctactgtagagcacagggaactatattcaatatcctgtgacaaaccatcatggaaaagaatatgaaaa
It encodes the following:
- the URAD gene encoding LOW QUALITY PROTEIN: putative 2-oxo-4-hydroxy-4-carboxy-5-ureidoimidazoline decarboxylase (The sequence of the model RefSeq protein was modified relative to this genomic sequence to represent the inferred CDS: deleted 2 bases in 1 codon), translating into MDIEKVNSMDFGEFVDVFGSVIERCPLIAPAVFSQRPFSDLEDLEQHFFAFTDALPQSGQEGVLRCHPDLAGRELQRGELSAESQREQSAAGLTSLSAAERLWLAELNAQYRARSGFPFALAARLSNRAAVPRERARRLHCPPAQELNTPLGEVKKMGRRRLADLLGSQAAES